The sequence below is a genomic window from Candidatus Nanopelagicales bacterium.
ACCGGCAGCTGCCGCAGCTGGGTGAGCGACGAGTACCCGGTGCCGAAGTCGTCGAGAGCGACGCGGACTCCGACCGACCGCAGCCGGTCGAGCGCCTGGTGCGCGTCGGCCCCCTCGATGAGGGTGTGCTCGGTCAGCTCCAGGATGAGCGCCTGGGGCGGCACGTCGTACGCGACCAGGGCCGACAGGACGTCGTCGTGGAACCCCGGGTCGTGCAGCTGGCGGGCGGCGACGTTGACGGACACCACGCGGTCGCCGGCCACCCCCTCGTCGCGCCACCGGGCGAACGTGCGCAGCGCCTCCTGGAGGACCCACCGGCCGATGTCGACGATCTGGCCGTTCTCCTCGGCCGTCGACAGGAACGAGTCGGGCATCGAGATCCCGTCCGTGGCCCGGTCCCAGCGGACGAGCGACTCGAAGCCGGAGATCCGGTCCTGGTCGGACATCCAGACCACCGGCTGGAACTCCAGGGTGAGCTCCTGCCGCTCCACGGCACGGCGCAGCGCGGAGTCCAGCTCCAGCCGCCGGGCGGCGGCCACCTCCATGGCGTGGTCGAACACCGCCCACCCGTGGCCGGTCCCACCCTTGACGGAGTACATGGCCAGGTCGGCGTCCCGCAGCAGCGACGCGGCGGTGCCGCCGGGCCGGTCCGCCATCGCGATCCCGATGCTGGCCCCCACGAACACCTCGCGGCCCTCGAGCGCGAACGGCTCGCGGAACGCGGCGACGACCCGCTGGGCGAGGTGCTCGGCGCCACTCCGGCCGCCGACGGAGCGGCACAGGACCGCGAACTCGTCGCCCCCGAGCCGTGCCACGACGTCACCCTCCCGGGTCTGGCCGCGCAGCCGCTCGGCCGCCTGGCGCAGCAGGCGGTCCCCGGCCTTGTGCCCCAGGGAGTCGTTGACCACCTTGAACCGGTCCAGGTCGCAGAAGAGCACGGCCACCTGCTCACGCTCGTCACCGGCCATCGCCAGGTCGAGGTCGCGCAGCAGCGGCGTCCGGTTGGCCAGCCCCGTGAGGGGGTCCAGCTCGGCCCTCTCCACCAGCTCGCGGGACGACCGGTCCCGGTCCACTCCGATCGTCGCGAGGTCGACGCACCGACGCAGCACGCGCACCTCGTCCTCGGACAGGGGCAGGCGGTCGGCGCCGAGAATCTCCAGGTGTCCGTGCGGCTGGCCGTCCGTGCCCGGTCCGAACGGCCAGGTCCACAACGAGACGCACTCGGCCGCGGGCGGCAGTCCGGCGGAGTCGGGGGGGTCGACGCGCAGCATCCCGTCCGCGCAGGCGACGACGGTGCGGCGGCCCGTGGCGAGCGCGGCCAGCCGGGCGACCGCCTCGCACACGTCCGGCAGCGGCGCGCCGGTGGCGATCAGTTCCAGCACCTCGGACTGGCCGCCCTCGAGCGCGGACGCCGCCCGCAGTGCCCGGCGGTGGCCGTCCAGGGCCACTCGCTCCTCGGCCAGCAGCCGGCGCCCGACCCGGTGGGCGCGCGCCACCGTCCAGGACACCCACAGGCCCAACGCG
It includes:
- a CDS encoding EAL domain-containing protein, whose translation is MRADGPPQPGEPPRALLLGQAVLAAVLALLLGLLAVSVFQRLAVEAEYAQVLDGHESQESNAVSTYTESVGLAAAVDSWLSGRSSRRDVQLARALLAQRLAVRDATGGDAADAAGPLYLSSLRALDEELALLPQGPVPADRAAAYEARLAPLLADFARETRSVISNYQRSASDAAAAASQQRRTTEERQLAVIVLVLLVGLALGLWVSWTVARAHRVGRRLLAEERVALDGHRRALRAASALEGGQSEVLELIATGAPLPDVCEAVARLAALATGRRTVVACADGMLRVDPPDSAGLPPAAECVSLWTWPFGPGTDGQPHGHLEILGADRLPLSEDEVRVLRRCVDLATIGVDRDRSSRELVERAELDPLTGLANRTPLLRDLDLAMAGDEREQVAVLFCDLDRFKVVNDSLGHKAGDRLLRQAAERLRGQTREGDVVARLGGDEFAVLCRSVGGRSGAEHLAQRVVAAFREPFALEGREVFVGASIGIAMADRPGGTAASLLRDADLAMYSVKGGTGHGWAVFDHAMEVAAARRLELDSALRRAVERQELTLEFQPVVWMSDQDRISGFESLVRWDRATDGISMPDSFLSTAEENGQIVDIGRWVLQEALRTFARWRDEGVAGDRVVSVNVAARQLHDPGFHDDVLSALVAYDVPPQALILELTEHTLIEGADAHQALDRLRSVGVRVALDDFGTGYSSLTQLRQLPVDFIKLDRSFVTPLAEQAGEQREVLRAVQHLAEALRIGVVIEGVETPEERQELVNVGFRLGQGFLFGTPVDAARAAELLRAETDLAERPVSASTAVRTGA